In Streptomyces sclerotialus, one genomic interval encodes:
- a CDS encoding DUF397 domain-containing protein: protein MHKQQLYDMDTSTVEWRKSSRSGPEQYCVGVAELGGGAMAVRDSKNPQRSDLRFTPEEWAAFRDGVRDGEFG, encoded by the coding sequence ATGCACAAGCAACAGCTGTACGACATGGACACGTCCACGGTGGAGTGGCGCAAGAGCAGCAGGAGTGGTCCCGAACAGTACTGCGTCGGGGTAGCCGAGCTGGGCGGTGGCGCCATGGCGGTGCGGGACTCCAAGAATCCCCAGCGCAGTGACCTGCGCTTCACCCCCGAGGAGTGGGCCGCGTTCCGCGACGGCGTGCGTGACGGCGAATTCGGCTGA
- a CDS encoding Asp23/Gls24 family envelope stress response protein — MAVGDAYEEDPALPCGRTLSEVWETAEEAPDDPHTAGCPHCQEALAQLGVLDDYVRQARNGAAGEAAEAADAEAAERLTARVMDLVRTELRPGRTLPLGEPADDAWITEAAAAKAFRAAAETLPAVFAGSCKVTLTAPGGPMAVSLEVAVGPGRELPELAEQVRRRVRAAADEAVGMAVSTVDVAVVDLIEADAGEESA, encoded by the coding sequence ATGGCGGTAGGCGACGCGTACGAAGAGGACCCGGCGCTGCCGTGCGGCCGCACGCTCTCGGAGGTCTGGGAGACGGCGGAGGAGGCACCGGACGACCCGCACACGGCCGGCTGCCCGCACTGCCAGGAAGCCCTGGCGCAGCTCGGGGTGCTGGACGACTACGTACGCCAGGCCCGGAACGGCGCCGCCGGCGAGGCCGCCGAAGCGGCGGACGCCGAAGCCGCCGAGCGGCTCACGGCGCGGGTGATGGACCTGGTCAGAACCGAACTGCGGCCCGGCCGCACGCTGCCGCTGGGCGAGCCGGCGGACGACGCCTGGATCACCGAGGCGGCGGCCGCGAAGGCGTTCCGCGCGGCGGCCGAGACGCTGCCCGCCGTCTTCGCGGGCAGCTGCAAGGTCACACTGACGGCGCCCGGCGGCCCGATGGCGGTGAGCCTGGAGGTCGCGGTGGGGCCGGGCCGGGAACTGCCGGAGCTGGCGGAGCAGGTACGCCGGCGGGTGCGCGCTGCGGCGGACGAGGCGGTCGGCATGGCCGTCTCCACCGTGGACGTCGCCGTCGTCGACCTCATCGAAGCGGACGCGGGGGAGGAGTCGGCATGA
- a CDS encoding phage holin family protein yields MIAVWAVSTVAMLVLAGALPDFRLQSADGDSATRIAITAALAAGAYGLLGALVWPLLVRTLLLVPALVLGLLVFALNGSLLLVALWLIPDGRGAASPETAVVVAAVMSAVSSATGAALAVGDDDAYRRRLARLALRRRRPVVQDPAGAPAGTLFLQLDGVGHDVLADALAGPDPVMPTVAAWAGTTHTLTPWRTDWSSQTGASQLGILHGTNHDLPAFRWYEKDTGEVIVSNRPTSAAELQRRAVVRTGRGGLLTVDGASRGNLFSGGAAQLALVLSVAARRGRYNRSRAGYFAYFSDPANATRTAASFFVEVFREIGQSLRARFRGDGPRVKRGGLYPFVRAFATVVERDVVVAAVIGDMLVGRTAIYADLVAYDEVAHHSGPESRDARLVLRRLDRSLALIAKVARHAPRPYRIVLLSDHGQSPGETFAGRYGLTLEDLVRAGCGLPVSRRARRSPTGAEARNTARAALRRPEEEPEETTRRARRAAEPIVLASGNLGLVSFPSTAGRATREQIDRRNPALLSTLAEHPGIGFLLVRSEEHGAVVLGPRGGAHHLDSGLVIGEDPLAPFGPGAADAVRRTDGFPHVADIMINSSCDPETGEVHAFEEQIGSHGGLGGEQSRPFLLWPEGLTPPVAEGTELVGAERLHHVFRRWLTEGGGPAVPMGEPPATGTRPDAERPSAAGKPLVTGEPSAAGGVRPVVDEMRRRDAGPEAFPPAGGGPQDKQR; encoded by the coding sequence ATGATCGCGGTCTGGGCGGTCTCGACCGTCGCCATGCTCGTGCTCGCCGGTGCGCTGCCCGACTTCCGGCTGCAGTCCGCCGACGGTGACAGCGCCACCCGCATCGCGATCACCGCGGCACTCGCCGCCGGCGCCTACGGCCTGCTCGGCGCCCTGGTGTGGCCGCTGCTCGTCCGGACCCTGCTGCTGGTGCCCGCGCTCGTGCTCGGCCTGCTGGTCTTCGCGCTCAACGGCTCCCTGCTGCTGGTCGCGCTCTGGCTGATCCCCGACGGACGCGGCGCCGCCTCCCCGGAGACCGCGGTGGTGGTCGCCGCCGTGATGTCCGCCGTCTCCTCCGCGACCGGCGCGGCCCTCGCCGTCGGGGACGACGACGCCTACCGCCGGCGGCTGGCCCGGCTCGCCCTCCGGCGCCGCAGGCCGGTGGTGCAGGACCCGGCGGGCGCCCCGGCCGGCACCCTCTTCCTCCAGCTCGACGGCGTCGGGCACGACGTGCTCGCCGACGCGCTGGCGGGCCCCGACCCCGTCATGCCCACCGTCGCGGCCTGGGCCGGTACGACCCACACGCTCACCCCCTGGCGCACCGACTGGTCCAGCCAGACCGGCGCCAGCCAGCTCGGCATCCTGCACGGCACCAACCATGACCTGCCCGCCTTCCGCTGGTACGAGAAGGACACCGGCGAGGTGATCGTCAGCAACCGCCCGACCAGCGCCGCCGAGCTCCAGCGCCGCGCCGTGGTCAGGACCGGCAGGGGCGGTCTGCTCACCGTGGACGGCGCCAGCCGCGGCAACCTCTTCAGCGGCGGCGCCGCGCAGCTCGCGCTGGTGCTCTCGGTCGCCGCCCGGCGCGGCCGGTACAACCGCTCCCGGGCCGGCTACTTCGCGTACTTCTCCGACCCGGCGAACGCCACCCGCACCGCCGCCTCCTTCTTCGTCGAGGTCTTCCGCGAGATCGGCCAGTCGCTGCGGGCCCGTTTCCGCGGCGACGGCCCCCGGGTCAAGCGCGGCGGCCTCTACCCCTTCGTACGGGCCTTCGCCACCGTCGTCGAACGGGACGTGGTCGTCGCCGCGGTGATCGGCGACATGCTCGTGGGCCGTACCGCCATCTACGCCGACCTGGTCGCGTACGACGAGGTCGCGCATCACTCGGGACCGGAGAGCCGGGACGCCCGGCTGGTGCTGCGGCGCCTGGACCGCTCGCTCGCGCTGATCGCCAAGGTGGCCCGGCACGCCCCGCGTCCCTACCGCATCGTGCTCCTCTCCGACCACGGCCAGAGCCCGGGCGAGACCTTCGCCGGGCGGTACGGGCTGACGCTGGAGGACCTGGTGCGGGCAGGCTGCGGACTGCCGGTGTCCCGGCGGGCGCGCCGCAGCCCCACCGGCGCCGAGGCCAGGAACACCGCGCGCGCCGCGCTGCGCCGCCCCGAGGAGGAGCCCGAGGAGACCACCCGGCGAGCGCGCCGGGCCGCCGAGCCGATCGTGCTCGCCTCCGGCAACCTCGGCCTGGTGTCCTTCCCGTCGACAGCGGGCCGGGCCACCCGCGAGCAGATCGACCGGCGCAATCCGGCGCTGCTGAGCACGCTCGCCGAGCACCCCGGCATCGGCTTCCTGCTCGTCCGGTCCGAGGAGCACGGCGCGGTGGTGCTCGGACCGCGCGGCGGCGCCCACCACCTCGACAGCGGGCTGGTGATCGGCGAGGACCCGCTGGCGCCGTTCGGGCCGGGCGCTGCGGACGCGGTACGCCGGACCGACGGCTTCCCGCACGTCGCCGACATCATGATCAACTCGTCCTGCGACCCGGAGACGGGCGAGGTGCACGCGTTCGAGGAGCAGATCGGTTCGCACGGCGGTCTCGGCGGTGAGCAGTCCCGGCCGTTCCTCCTGTGGCCCGAGGGCCTCACCCCGCCCGTGGCGGAAGGTACGGAACTGGTCGGTGCCGAGCGCCTGCACCATGTCTTCCGCCGCTGGCTGACCGAGGGCGGCGGGCCGGCGGTACCGATGGGGGAACCGCCCGCCACCGGGACGCGGCCGGACGCGGAGAGGCCGTCGGCCGCCGGGAAACCGCTGGTCACCGGAGAGCCTTCGGCCGCCGGGGGCGTTCGGCCCGTCGTGGACGAAATGCGGCGGCGGGACGCCGGGCCCGAAGCTTTTCCGCCTGCCGGTGGCGGCCCGCAGGACAAACAGCGCTGA
- a CDS encoding Asp23/Gls24 family envelope stress response protein: MSGAQQAEGRGRTDRELRTLLQRTAAEAARNTSGVAFLRPGLGDLVRGAVPLLAPAEGPRVAGVRAEPGDAPGLWRLRVHLAVRRGHRALDVTRAVRAEVTAAVERAFAPEGPEHHGVASFTVTVTVTDLA, encoded by the coding sequence ATGAGCGGCGCACAGCAGGCGGAGGGGCGGGGCAGGACCGACCGGGAGCTGCGGACGCTCCTCCAGCGGACCGCCGCCGAAGCCGCCCGGAACACGTCCGGGGTGGCGTTCCTCCGCCCCGGCCTGGGCGACCTCGTACGGGGCGCGGTCCCGCTGCTCGCTCCCGCCGAGGGACCACGTGTCGCGGGCGTCCGCGCGGAGCCGGGCGACGCACCGGGCCTGTGGCGGCTGCGGGTCCACCTCGCGGTACGCCGCGGCCACCGGGCGCTGGACGTCACCCGCGCGGTACGCGCCGAGGTGACGGCCGCGGTCGAGCGCGCGTTCGCGCCGGAGGGTCCGGAACACCACGGCGTCGCGTCGTTCACGGTCACGGTGACGGTGACGGACCTGGCCTGA
- a CDS encoding amino acid permease, which translates to MHDRHTRRFGLGTATALVMGNIIGGGIFLLPASVAPFGTVSLVAFGVLTLGAIALALVFGRLAQRHPDTGGPYVYAREAFGDFAGFLSAWSYWTMAWVSNAALAVAAVGYVHVLFPGHASTGLDLTVALAALWLPALSNLAGTRYVGAVQLVATILKFIPLLFIAVAGLFFFDADNLGSFNAGGGSALGGLSAAAAFLLYSYLGLESAAMSAGEVRNPQRNVGRATVLGVVGAAVVYLLGTVSVFGTVPHDKLVDSKAPFSDAINVMFGGHWGGMLVAAAAVISIVGALNGWTLMSAQSPYAAAQDGLFPAAFQKKRRGVPTFGVLASAVLASALTVINYVSGAGGVFEILVLITTFSATVPYLLAAAAQIYYLLTGRRDEVRPGRFARDLILALVAFGFTFWLVAGAGYAAIYQGVLFLFAGILVYAWMRARRTVREREAAEGPAAAEEAPEGILAP; encoded by the coding sequence ATGCACGACCGGCACACCCGCCGCTTCGGTCTGGGGACCGCCACCGCCCTGGTGATGGGCAACATCATCGGGGGCGGCATCTTCCTGCTGCCCGCCTCGGTCGCCCCCTTCGGCACCGTCAGCCTCGTCGCCTTCGGCGTCCTGACCCTGGGCGCCATCGCGCTCGCCCTGGTCTTCGGGCGGCTGGCGCAGCGCCACCCCGACACCGGCGGCCCGTACGTCTACGCCCGCGAGGCGTTCGGCGACTTCGCCGGCTTCCTGTCCGCCTGGTCGTACTGGACCATGGCCTGGGTCAGCAACGCGGCGCTCGCCGTCGCGGCCGTCGGCTACGTCCACGTGCTCTTCCCCGGCCACGCCTCCACGGGCCTGGACCTGACCGTCGCGCTGGCCGCGCTCTGGCTCCCGGCGCTGTCCAACCTCGCGGGCACCCGCTACGTCGGTGCCGTCCAGCTGGTCGCCACGATCCTGAAGTTCATCCCGCTCCTCTTCATCGCGGTCGCGGGGCTGTTCTTCTTCGACGCGGACAACCTCGGCTCGTTCAACGCGGGCGGCGGCAGCGCACTGGGCGGGCTGTCCGCGGCGGCCGCCTTCCTGCTCTACAGCTACCTCGGCCTGGAGTCCGCCGCGATGAGCGCGGGCGAGGTGCGCAACCCGCAGCGGAACGTCGGCCGGGCCACCGTCCTCGGCGTCGTCGGCGCCGCGGTCGTCTACCTCCTCGGCACGGTCTCCGTCTTCGGCACCGTCCCGCACGACAAGCTGGTCGACTCCAAGGCGCCGTTCTCCGACGCCATCAACGTGATGTTCGGCGGCCACTGGGGCGGCATGCTGGTCGCCGCCGCCGCGGTGATCTCCATCGTCGGCGCGCTGAACGGCTGGACGCTGATGAGCGCCCAGTCCCCGTACGCCGCGGCGCAGGACGGCCTCTTCCCGGCCGCCTTCCAGAAGAAGCGGCGCGGCGTGCCGACCTTCGGCGTGCTCGCCTCGGCGGTCCTGGCCAGCGCGCTGACCGTGATCAACTACGTCTCCGGCGCCGGCGGCGTCTTCGAGATCCTCGTCCTGATCACCACCTTCTCGGCCACCGTCCCCTACCTCCTCGCCGCCGCCGCGCAGATCTACTACCTGCTCACCGGCCGCCGCGACGAGGTACGGCCAGGCCGCTTCGCCCGCGACCTGATCCTCGCGCTGGTCGCCTTCGGCTTCACCTTCTGGCTGGTGGCCGGCGCCGGGTACGCGGCGATCTACCAGGGCGTGCTGTTCCTCTTCGCCGGCATCCTGGTGTACGCGTGGATGCGGGCGCGGCGCACGGTGCGCGAGCGCGAGGCCGCCGAGGGCCCCGCGGCGGCCGAAGAGGCGCCGGAGGGGATACTGGCGCCCTGA
- a CDS encoding RNA polymerase sigma factor yields MPEPGDGLLAARAAEGDEGAFEVLVRRHGPSLLRLATRLLGSRTDAEDAVQDAFVNAWRRIPEFRGDASFSTWMYRIVTNRCLNVLRARRPTQDLGSVPEPPAPEHASSPVRAAESHAAVRALGDAMRGLTPEQRACWVLRELQGLSYDEIAEIVGSTHQAVRGRVFRARRYLTEAMGAWR; encoded by the coding sequence GTGCCCGAACCCGGCGATGGCCTCCTGGCCGCGCGGGCCGCCGAGGGGGACGAAGGGGCGTTCGAGGTGCTCGTACGGCGGCACGGCCCGTCGCTGCTGCGCCTGGCGACCCGTCTCCTGGGCAGCAGGACCGACGCGGAGGACGCCGTGCAGGACGCGTTCGTCAACGCCTGGCGGCGGATTCCGGAGTTCCGCGGCGACGCCTCGTTCTCGACGTGGATGTACCGCATCGTCACCAACCGCTGCCTGAACGTCCTGCGTGCCCGCCGCCCCACCCAGGACCTCGGCTCGGTGCCCGAGCCGCCCGCGCCCGAGCACGCCTCGTCACCGGTACGCGCCGCCGAGTCGCACGCGGCCGTCCGGGCGCTGGGCGACGCCATGCGGGGACTCACCCCCGAACAGCGCGCCTGCTGGGTCCTGCGTGAACTGCAGGGGCTGTCCTACGACGAGATCGCCGAGATCGTCGGCAGCACGCACCAGGCGGTGCGCGGCAGGGTTTTCCGGGCACGCCGCTATCTGACGGAGGCGATGGGCGCATGGCGGTAG
- the aroQ gene encoding type II 3-dehydroquinate dehydratase, whose amino-acid sequence MPRTLATAPILVLNGPNLNLLGQRQPEIYGSDTLADVEALCARTAEAHGGTVDCRQSNHEGEIVDWIHEARTAHAGIVINPAAYSHTSVAILDALNTCDGLPVIEVHISNIHHREEFRHHSYVSHRADGVIAGCGVQGYAFAVERVAALVAARQEG is encoded by the coding sequence ATGCCCCGTACCCTCGCCACCGCGCCGATCCTGGTCCTCAACGGCCCCAATCTGAACCTCCTCGGGCAGCGACAGCCGGAGATCTACGGCTCCGACACCCTCGCCGACGTCGAGGCGCTGTGCGCCAGGACCGCCGAGGCGCACGGCGGCACCGTCGACTGCCGGCAGTCCAACCACGAGGGCGAGATCGTCGACTGGATCCACGAGGCCCGCACGGCGCACGCCGGCATCGTGATCAACCCGGCCGCGTACTCCCACACCTCGGTCGCGATCCTGGACGCCCTGAACACCTGCGACGGCCTGCCCGTCATCGAGGTGCACATCTCCAACATCCACCACCGCGAGGAGTTCCGGCACCACTCCTACGTCTCGCACCGCGCCGACGGCGTCATCGCGGGCTGCGGCGTCCAGGGCTACGCCTTCGCGGTCGAGCGGGTGGCCGCGCTGGTCGCCGCGCGCCAGGAGGGCTGA
- a CDS encoding aldo/keto reductase, whose amino-acid sequence MSKVPHITLNNGVTMPQLGFGVWQIPDDEAFKAVGHALEAGYRSIDTAAIYGNEEGTGKALAASGIARDELFVTTKLWNTEQGYDSTLRAFDASLAKLGLDYVDLYLIHWPLPARDTYVDTYKAFEKIQADGRAKAIGVSNFQPPHLQRLLNETSVVPAVNQIELHPELQQSDSRAFHAEHDIATEAWSPLGQGKGLLENATIGKLAEKHGKTPAQIVLRWHLQLGNVVIPKSATPSRIKENFDVFGFELDADDMKTIAGLDAGNRLGPDPDTFDLA is encoded by the coding sequence GTGAGCAAGGTCCCCCACATCACCCTCAACAACGGCGTCACCATGCCGCAGCTCGGCTTCGGCGTCTGGCAGATCCCGGACGACGAGGCGTTCAAGGCTGTCGGCCACGCCCTGGAGGCCGGGTACCGCAGCATCGACACCGCCGCGATCTACGGCAACGAGGAGGGCACGGGGAAGGCCCTCGCCGCGTCCGGCATCGCCCGTGACGAGCTGTTCGTCACCACCAAGCTGTGGAACACGGAACAGGGCTACGACTCCACCCTGCGCGCGTTCGACGCCTCGCTGGCCAAGCTGGGCCTGGACTACGTCGACCTGTACCTCATCCACTGGCCGCTGCCGGCCCGGGACACCTACGTCGACACCTACAAGGCGTTCGAGAAGATCCAGGCCGACGGCCGCGCCAAGGCCATCGGTGTCTCCAACTTCCAGCCGCCGCACCTCCAGCGGCTGCTGAACGAGACCTCGGTCGTCCCCGCGGTCAACCAGATCGAGCTGCACCCCGAGCTCCAGCAGAGCGACAGCCGCGCCTTCCACGCCGAGCACGACATCGCCACCGAGGCCTGGTCCCCGCTGGGCCAGGGCAAGGGCCTCCTGGAGAACGCCACGATCGGCAAGCTCGCCGAGAAGCACGGCAAGACCCCCGCGCAGATCGTGCTCCGCTGGCACCTCCAGCTCGGCAACGTCGTCATCCCGAAGTCCGCGACCCCGTCCCGGATCAAGGAGAACTTCGACGTCTTCGGCTTCGAGCTGGACGCCGACGACATGAAGACCATCGCCGGCCTCGACGCGGGCAACCGCCTCGGCCCGGACCCGGACACCTTCGACCTGGCCTGA
- a CDS encoding class I SAM-dependent methyltransferase — protein MTDAHPHPHSHGHGDGHGNGPAHGHGHGHGPDATQVDWDELAPVLERQAEIATPMYEQAADWLRTLLGGAEEHATGEAPVRRIWDVGSGPGVLTCLLARAFPGAEAVAVDPAPALLARVRDRAARLGLADRVRTHEAELPGGLEGLGAADLVWTSKVLHHVGDQQAAVALLAGRLRPGGVLAVAEGGLPDRMLPRDIGIGRPGLQARMDAAQEEWFAEMRAALPGHRGTVEDWPAMLAAAGLRDTAARTFLLDLPAPLTGAARDHVAARLSRAADMYGDLLDASDRAVLARLTDPEDEAGIAHRPDAFLLSAQTVHAGRAE, from the coding sequence ATGACCGACGCGCACCCGCACCCCCACTCGCACGGCCACGGCGACGGACACGGAAACGGACCCGCCCACGGCCACGGCCACGGCCACGGGCCCGACGCCACGCAGGTGGACTGGGACGAACTGGCCCCGGTCCTGGAGCGCCAGGCCGAGATCGCCACGCCGATGTACGAACAGGCCGCCGACTGGCTGCGCACGCTCCTGGGCGGCGCGGAGGAGCACGCGACGGGAGAGGCGCCCGTACGCCGGATCTGGGACGTCGGCTCCGGCCCCGGCGTCCTCACCTGCCTGCTGGCGCGGGCCTTCCCCGGTGCCGAGGCGGTGGCGGTCGACCCCGCACCGGCGCTGCTGGCCCGGGTCCGCGACCGCGCCGCGCGGCTCGGCCTGGCCGACCGGGTCCGCACCCACGAGGCGGAGCTGCCCGGCGGCCTCGAAGGGCTGGGCGCGGCCGACCTCGTCTGGACCAGCAAGGTGCTGCACCACGTCGGCGACCAGCAGGCTGCGGTGGCGCTGCTGGCCGGGCGGCTGCGGCCCGGCGGTGTGCTCGCGGTGGCCGAGGGCGGGCTGCCGGACCGGATGCTGCCGCGGGACATCGGCATCGGGCGGCCGGGGCTGCAGGCCAGGATGGACGCGGCGCAGGAGGAGTGGTTCGCGGAGATGCGCGCGGCGCTGCCGGGGCACCGCGGGACCGTCGAGGACTGGCCGGCGATGCTGGCCGCCGCGGGACTGCGCGACACCGCAGCGCGCACCTTCCTGCTCGACCTGCCGGCGCCGCTCACGGGCGCCGCGCGCGACCATGTCGCGGCCCGGCTCTCCCGCGCCGCCGACATGTACGGCGACCTGCTCGACGCATCGGACCGTGCGGTGCTGGCCCGCCTCACCGACCCCGAGGACGAGGCCGGCATCGCCCACCGCCCCGACGCGTTCCTGCTCTCGGCCCAGACGGTCCACGCGGGCCGGGCGGAGTGA
- a CDS encoding YihY/virulence factor BrkB family protein: MEVGDERRVPGQQTPERTGPDTKAGRSLPGWRQWRTALRRTPLSVWNDDLTDWAASLTYYSVLALLPAMIVTVSLIGLADPPATGQLIAHISALAPAQSGDTLHRALVSMSHQRTAAWLVVGGATVSAVWSSCSYLAVFRRALHAMHRVKDDRPPWRKAPRILGTALVLLASLIGSAVALLASGPLARAMGRAVGLGHAAEATWNVVKWPFLLCIVTVLVLVLFRSGPPASRGVRRGAPGGVLAVLLWLVSSAGFALYASAVGTFNRLYGSLAGPVVFLIWLWFSHLSLLTGAQFNAELTRAAPHLARGRVSGPRGPLRRLRSAVRGRSPAR; this comes from the coding sequence ATGGAGGTCGGCGATGAGCGCCGGGTACCGGGGCAGCAGACGCCGGAGCGGACCGGACCGGACACCAAGGCGGGGCGCTCGCTGCCGGGCTGGCGCCAGTGGCGCACCGCCCTGCGCCGTACGCCGCTGTCCGTGTGGAACGACGACCTGACGGACTGGGCCGCGAGCCTGACGTACTACTCGGTGCTGGCGCTGCTGCCCGCGATGATCGTCACGGTGTCGCTGATCGGGCTGGCCGACCCGCCCGCGACCGGGCAGCTGATCGCCCACATCAGCGCGCTGGCACCGGCCCAGTCCGGTGACACCCTGCACCGCGCACTGGTCTCCATGTCCCATCAGCGGACCGCCGCCTGGCTGGTGGTGGGCGGCGCGACGGTCAGCGCCGTGTGGTCCTCGTGCAGCTACCTCGCGGTGTTCCGGCGGGCGCTGCACGCCATGCACCGGGTCAAGGACGACCGGCCGCCGTGGCGCAAGGCGCCGCGCATCCTCGGTACGGCGCTGGTGCTGCTCGCCTCGCTCATCGGCAGCGCGGTGGCCCTGCTGGCCAGCGGGCCGCTGGCGCGTGCGATGGGGCGGGCCGTGGGCCTGGGCCATGCCGCCGAGGCGACCTGGAACGTGGTGAAGTGGCCGTTCCTGCTGTGCATCGTGACCGTGCTGGTGCTGGTGCTCTTCCGGTCGGGGCCGCCGGCCTCGCGCGGGGTGCGGCGCGGGGCGCCCGGCGGCGTCCTCGCGGTCCTGCTGTGGCTGGTCTCGTCGGCGGGGTTCGCGCTCTACGCGTCCGCAGTCGGCACGTTCAACCGGCTGTACGGTTCGCTCGCGGGGCCGGTGGTGTTCCTCATCTGGCTGTGGTTCTCCCACCTGTCCCTGCTGACCGGCGCGCAGTTCAACGCGGAGCTGACGCGCGCTGCACCGCACCTCGCGCGGGGCCGGGTCAGCGGGCCCCGTGGCCCGCTGCGACGGCTTCGATCCGCTGTGCGAGGACGAAGTCCCGCTCGGTGA
- a CDS encoding 4a-hydroxytetrahydrobiopterin dehydratase: protein MNGQVDPLTDKEIEDRLAELPGWSVADNLLTRTYGFDSHLPAAAMVIHVAQIQEELDHHSEQTLGYNKLTIAVNTHSAGGRVTERDFVLAQRIEAVAAGHGAR, encoded by the coding sequence ATGAACGGTCAGGTGGACCCGCTCACCGACAAGGAGATCGAGGACCGGCTGGCGGAGCTGCCCGGCTGGTCCGTGGCCGACAACCTGCTGACCAGGACGTACGGCTTCGACAGCCACCTCCCGGCGGCCGCGATGGTCATCCACGTGGCCCAGATCCAGGAGGAGCTGGACCACCACTCCGAACAGACGCTGGGCTACAACAAGCTGACCATCGCGGTGAACACCCACAGCGCGGGCGGCCGGGTCACCGAGCGGGACTTCGTCCTCGCACAGCGGATCGAAGCCGTCGCAGCGGGCCACGGGGCCCGCTGA